The sequence GGCAACCGGTTTTCGAAAGGTCTCTATTCGTGGATCGGTCTGGAGCAGAAGACGATCTGTTATGACAATGTGACCCGCCAGCACGGCGAGACGAAATGGTCGTTCAAGCAGCTCCTCAACTATGCCGTGGACGGTGTGGTCTCCTTCAACACGAAACCGCTCCGGCTCTGTTTCTATGCAGGACTGGTCAGCCTGATCCTTGCCGTCGCCTACATCGCGGTGACGCTGGTCGATATCATCCGCCACGGGGTTGACGTGCCGGGATACTTCACGATCATCTCCGCCGTCCTGTTCCTCGGAGGCGTCCAGCTGCTGTCGCTCGGCATCATCGGGGAGTATGTCGGACGGATCTATAACGAAACGAAGAAACGCCCTCACTATCTCATACGGCGGACAAGCGCCGAGGTGAAAGGAAAACCGTTGTCCCATGCCAAAATTCGAAGTTCGTGAATTCATCTCATTCGCCGTGGTCGGCGTCATAAACACCGCAACGTACTATGCGTTCTATCTGTTTGGACTGAAAGGGCTCGGACTTGCGTACATGGCTGCACATTTCGGAGCCGTTTTCCTGAGCATGGTGATCTCGTTCTTCCTGAACAGTTATGTGACCTATAAAGTGAAACCGACCTTGAAGAAATTCCTGATCTATCCGGTCACCCAGCTCGTCAATATCGTCGTGACCGCCGGGCTGCTGTACCTGCTTGTGGACGGGCTCGGTATGAATAGTACAGTGGCGCCGCTCGCTGCGCTGATCATCACAGTGCCGGTCACATTCGTCGTCACGGGAAAGGTGCTGAAAGCGGCATGACGAACAAGACGAAGTGGGTCCTGCTGGCTGCGGCCAGTCTGCTGGTCTCGGTTGCGGCACATAGCTTCATGCTGTCGGAATGGCTGCATGGACGGTACCTCCTTGGAGCGAATGACGGTCTGTCCCAGATGGTGCCGTTCAAGCATTTCCTGTATGAAGCGATGAAGGACGGACATTACTTCTATTCGGAGCGGTTCGGCTTTGGCGGCGGCATTTTCTCTCAGCTCGGCTACTATTTTTCGACATCCATCGCCTTCCTGCTGACAGCAGCTGTCACCGCGTGTCTGGACTGGGCCGGAGCGGTGCAGCCGTCGCTGACGTACTGGGCGGATGTAACGGTCTTCGTCAGTATCATCCGCCTGGCAATGATCCAGCTGCTGGCCGTCTGCTTTTTCCGGCTGGTCGGTCTGCGGACGCCATTCGCCTATCTCGGTGCGGTCCTATATAGTGTCAGCATCCTGTACTTCCGGCATGTCGTCTACTGGGAGTTCTTTGCGGATGCCATGCTGTTCCTGCCGCTCCTGCTGATCGGTGCGGAACGCATCATGCGGGCGGGGAAGCCTGCAGTGTTCATCATCGCAGTCACGCTGTCCATGGCGGATAATTTCTACTTTGCTTATATCAACTTTTTGGTGACTTTCATCTACATAGTGTTCCGCTGGATCCTGCCGATTACCGACCAGGAAGTGAAAAAACGCCGGCAGATCCTGCAGTTCATCGCAGGCGGACTGGCGGGCGCGCTGATGAGCCTGCCGTTTTTCGTGCCGGCTGTCTATGGGTATCTGAACAACCTGCGGCCGCCGTATGAAGGGGAGATTCCGCTGTTCGAAATCCAGGAGAACTTCCTGACGAACGGCCGGATTATTGTGCTGCCGGCATTCCTGGTCATTGCTCTGCTGCTGGTACCCTTATATAAGGACCGGAGATTTCGGCTCTTTGCGGTCCTGACTGTTTTTCTGACGGTCCTCCACATGAGCCCTGTAATTGGCAGCCTGTTCAATGGGCTCTCTGCGCCGCAGTACAGATGGGAGCATATGCTCATGCTGGCGGCAGGGGGCACTGCAGCGTGGGCTCTGCAGAACTGGAAACAGGTCCGGCTGTCCCCTGCGATGGTTGCCGTCATCGGTACGGTCGGTCTGTATTATGTGTTCAGTGAGCTGGATATCCCGGGTAAACCGAGTCTGTATTCTGACAGCATGATCACTGTGATGGTCGTCATCTGCGCGATTGTGCTGCTTGCGACAATCCGGTATTTCAAACATTGGGATATCGCCCTTTATCTCGTGGTGATTGGAGCATCCCTCGTCACCGTGACACTGTTCCAGCAGGAGAAACTGACGAAGAACAATGACGCTGTCGATCAGGTGAAAGGGCAAGGCATTCCAAAATCGTTCTTCTCAAGTGACGCATATGACCCGGAACCCGCACGTGAGATGATCCATGAGCTGGCGGAAGCGGATGAAGATCCACTCGCCCGGTTCGACTG comes from Sporosarcina trichiuri and encodes:
- a CDS encoding GtrA family protein, producing MPKFEVREFISFAVVGVINTATYYAFYLFGLKGLGLAYMAAHFGAVFLSMVISFFLNSYVTYKVKPTLKKFLIYPVTQLVNIVVTAGLLYLLVDGLGMNSTVAPLAALIITVPVTFVVTGKVLKAA
- a CDS encoding YfhO family protein — protein: MTNKTKWVLLAAASLLVSVAAHSFMLSEWLHGRYLLGANDGLSQMVPFKHFLYEAMKDGHYFYSERFGFGGGIFSQLGYYFSTSIAFLLTAAVTACLDWAGAVQPSLTYWADVTVFVSIIRLAMIQLLAVCFFRLVGLRTPFAYLGAVLYSVSILYFRHVVYWEFFADAMLFLPLLLIGAERIMRAGKPAVFIIAVTLSMADNFYFAYINFLVTFIYIVFRWILPITDQEVKKRRQILQFIAGGLAGALMSLPFFVPAVYGYLNNLRPPYEGEIPLFEIQENFLTNGRIIVLPAFLVIALLLVPLYKDRRFRLFAVLTVFLTVLHMSPVIGSLFNGLSAPQYRWEHMLMLAAGGTAAWALQNWKQVRLSPAMVAVIGTVGLYYVFSELDIPGKPSLYSDSMITVMVVICAIVLLATIRYFKHWDIALYLVVIGASLVTVTLFQQEKLTKNNDAVDQVKGQGIPKSFFSSDAYDPEPAREMIHELAEADEDPLARFDWMIGTRNNTPIVQDFLGMSMYSSLLNRHLLNFYWNDLSIDMGRESVSRYAGLGGRANLYSLLNGVYAVRGEKGNPIPYEFEETAEQDGYRAYVSGHRLPFIRTADRVFTEQALAGAPAIAREHAMLAGIVLDETGPSESIPEAADLISHAAIETVDAKYTGDTLTVTGDTGGLDLHISDRALLKKDTYVSFYLKRSSADKGFVLKVNDYRTTRKRTDSIYRTRVYDLTIRIPSEEVIRIRMPKGTYTFRDLELYAEDYTALKQAEQRSADTPAPAVDWNGGHFRADLDNPAGDAYAVIPVPYEKGWHARVNGKRTEILKANYAFTGIPIKAGKNKIELTYYPPYFRISIVVALATAAGLLLLWIRSRRNRPLSS